CGGCTTGAAGTTCACTGCATCAACAGTTTTCAACGTCTTAAAGTCTGGCACCAGGTCATGTAAAGTGAAGGGTACTTTAAACACGTTCTGGTCGATAAAGTTAAAGGCGCCCCCCATCCATTGACCGAACTTGTGCATTGCCGGGCCAAAGTTACGCGCATTGTAGAGTTCTTCTTTCAGCCAGCTGTTGTTGAACTTCTCGATATAGGCAGTCAGCTCTTTGATGAAGAAATCTTCACCTTCGCTCACACGGGCAACTGCAAGATCACCACCTTTTTCTACACCGGCCTGGATTGCTTCAAATACCGCTTCACCGCAAAGCATGCCAGATTTCATTGCCGTATGTGAGCCTTTGATCTTGGCAAAGTTCAGGAAACCTGCATCATCACCGATTAAAGAGCCACCCGGGAAAGTGAATTTAGGCAGCGAGTTAAAACCACCCTTGGTCACAGCTCGTGCACCATAAGAAATCCGCTTGCCACCTTCCAGATACTGTTTGATTAAAGGATGGGTTTTCCAGCGCTGCATTTCCATAAATGGATACATGTGCGGATTGGTATAGGACAGATCCACGATCATGCCCAAAGTTACCTGATTGTTTTCAGCATGGTATAACCACCAGCCGCCTGAAGAACCGGTTTCATTTAAAGGCCAGCCGGCCCCGTGCATCACCAGACCTGGCTTATGTTTGGCCGGATCAATTTCCCAGAGTTCTTTAATCCCGATCCCGTAGTGCTGTGGATCAGCATCTTTATCCAGATTGAATTTTTGAATCAGGCGTTTACCTAAATGGCCACGGCAGCCTTCAGCAAAGATGGTGTATTTGGCATGCAGCTCATAGCCCGGGGTGAAGTTATGCGTCGGTTCGCCATCTTTGCCAATGCCCATATCACCGGTTTGAATACCTTTCACCGTACCATCTTCATGGTAGAGAATTTCAGCAGCTGCAAAGCCCGGGAAAATGGAGACTTCCAGCTCTTCGGCTTTCTGGCCTAACCAGCGCACCACGTTGCCGAGGGAAATGACATAGTTGCCATCATTATGCATGGTTTTTGGCACCATCCAGTGCGGAGCCTGTTTGGAGGTGGTTTCAGACAGCAGGAAGAACGTCTTGTCTTCAGTGACGGGCACATGAAGAGGCGCTCCCTGTTCTTTCCAGTCAGGGAAGAGTTCATTGATGGCACGAGGTTCGATAATTGCACCGGACAGGATGTGGGCACCGACTTCGGAGCCTTTCTCTACGACACAAACGGACAGATCGTTCAAGTTGTTTTCAATTGCAAGTTGACGGATTTTAATTGCCGCAGAAAGACCCGCAGGGCCTGCACCTACGATGACTACGTCAAACTCCATCGATTCACGTTCGATGTGTTCCATGTAGGACTCCTCATATGTCTATTCGGTGGCAACCATAATCAGCTGATTGGGTGCTGCCATGAGTGTTCTGAATTCCTAGACACAAAAATGCTAGTGTCTTTCATAATCTGGGCTAGTATAGTTTTAAACCCAGTTTTAGCCAATTGGCTGAAACATATTATTTTTCCGTCATTAAGGTCTTCTTTTATGGATAAGCCAATGCCAAACACGAATCCGACGAAAAAATTAACTGATCGTGATGATAAAAACTTAATGGACATCGCACAATACTTAAAAGATGCACAGGGCAGTCACAAAAGGTCAATCCCCCCTCTGGAGCAGTGGCAGCCAAAGCATTGTGGCGCAATGGATCTCAAGGTTTTGGCCAACGGCGAATGGTGGCACGAAGGTCAATTGATCAAGCGTCAGCCGATGATTGACCTGTTTGCAACGGTGCTCTGGAAAGAAAACGATAAATTCTATCTAAAAACGCCGGTGGAAATGATTGAAATTGCAGTAGAGGACGAGCCTTTATTTGTCAATCAGGTCGATCAGGTCGAGATTGAAGGCAAAACCTATCTGCAGTTGAGCACCACGACCCAGGACCTGATAATTGTGGATCAAGCGCACCCGGTATTCATGCGGGAATATCAGGGCGAACTGCGTCCTTATGTGCATGTCCGTTTTGGAATCAATGCCCTGATCCAGCGTGCTGCCTTTTTACATCTGGTGGAAATGGGAGAGCTCAGTGAAAATGCTGCCGGTGAAACCGTTTTAAGCTTAAAAAGTGGTGATTTAGACTTGCATTTGAGTACCTGAGGTTTAAGCTTTGCTTCAGGTATTTTGACACATCAATCCATTATCCCTTATGAGCGCCATTCAACCAGTTTCTTCAGTTCTTCATCCCATGCCCGAAGCGAGTGCAGATGCACCGATTGGTATTTTTGATTCGGGTGTTGGCGGCTTGTCAGTCGCTGTAGAAATCGCCCGTTATCTACCGAATGAGCGTTTTATTTATTATGCCGATACTGCACATGTGCCTTATGGAGCACGGGATGATCAGGAAATTCGCAACCTGACTGCCAAGGCTGTGGACTGGCTGTATCGTCAGGGCTGTAAAGTTGTAGTGGTGGCCTGTAATACGGCATCGGCTTTCAGTCTGGATTATTTACGTGATTACTATGGGGAAAACTTTCCGATAATTGGTTTAGTGCCTGCTTTGAAACCTGCTGTGCTCAATACCCGCTCCAAAACTGTTGCTGTTCTGGCCACGCCTGCCACATTTCGCGGTCAACTGATTAAAGAAGTTATAACCCGGTTTGCCGAGCCTGCGCAGGTTCGTGTCCTGCCAGTAACCAGTCTGAAGCTGGTTCCTTTTGTAGAAGCAGGAGAGCAGCGAAGTGCGGCCTGTCTGGAAACTTTAAAACAGATTTTACAGCCTGTTGTCGATCAAGGCGCCGATTATTTAGTCTTAGGATGTACACATTACCCCTTCCTAAAACCCTCAATTCAGTATATTTTTGGTCATAAGCTGACACTAATTGACTCAGGATTGGCAGTAGCGAGACAAACCGCCCGTATTTTGATTAAAAATGGGTTACTATTTGAGCATGGTGATCAGCAAAACTTGAAAATTAGACTGGTTGTGAGTGGGCAGAATGCTGACCAGCTCCAACCTGTTTTACAGCGCCTGATTCCGGCTGACCTCAGCTGGCAACTTAGCAATATGGATACTTGATTCCAACCGGCGCAGTAAAAATTATTTCTATAAATTTGGAAAAGTATTTTTTAATACTGGGGGAGTCATAGGCTGCAAATGCGAAAGCTTTTTTGTGCCTATGCGGTAGAAGAGGATAACCCATGCTCGATAAACGCTATCAGGTATTCATTTCCACTTCTGGGGCAGACATGCGGCCAGAGCGGATTATTTTGTCTCAAACACTGGTGGGTATGGGGTTCTTTTCCTGGGGACTGGAACAGCGTACTCCGCTCAATACGGCATTTGCACGCCGCCAGATTGATGACTGTGATTATGTCGTGATCCTGCTGGGCAGCCAATATGGGGAGCAATCGGTTTCCGGTGTGGGCTATATGCACTTGGAATATATTTATGCGGTCGCGAAACAGAAGCCTATAATTGTCTTTATGCATGAGGACCCGGACTCACGTGATCCTGATCTGCATGATAGCAAGCCGGAATTAAAAGAAAAATTTAAGGAATTTCGTCAGTTACTCCAAAATGAAGCAGATCAGGTGTTTAGGTATCGCAGCCTGCGTGATCTGGAAATGGCGGTACGTCTGAACATGTCACAAATTCTGGAGCATTATCCGGTAGCGGGCTGGGTGCGTCCGCAAAATACCCAAGCCTTGCATGATGAAATTGACCAGTTGAAGACCAGACTGGCGCAACTGGAGCAGGAAATGGGAACACGCGAGATTGATCCATTTCTGAGCCTGCCTAAAGTCTCCATGCATGAGCTACTTTCTTTTGAATATCGTATGCATGCCTATCAGGATGGCAACTTTAAAGAATTGAAGGTCCAGAAGAAATTGACCTGGGCACAATTACTGCAGATCTTGGGCTCGACTTTTATCAATCCGACGCCTGAAGAATTTTTTTCCAAACGCATGAATGAATATTTAAATGAAACCGGACTGGAAGATGCCCACGCAGAAATGCCGCGTGCACATGCGGTGGCTCGCGCCCAAATCAATATCCGTGCGCTGCATAGCATAAAAATGCAAATGCGCCAGAATGACTGGATTATTCCTTCGGGTCGTGATGATCGCCAGCGTCTGCTTTGGCAGGTGACCCCAAAAGCACGTAAACTTCTGGACAGTCAGTTATTGGGTAAAGATCGTACTTTTCCATATAAGTCAGCCTACTAATCTATATAGAGAATAAGGCAAAAGCTGTTAAAGTAAGCGGGTTGATACCATGACGGATGCACTGAATGTTTTCTACAGCCAAACCTAAAGTCTCGATTATATTGGCAAATTTAGGCACGCCAGATGAACCGACCGTGCCAGCGGTACGCCGTTTCCTGAAACAGTTTTTGTCTGATCAGCGCGTGATTGAAATTCCCAAACCAATTTGGCAAATCATTTTGCGTTTATTCATTCTGCCTTTTCGTCCCAAGCGTGTTTCTCATGCTTATGCGCAGGTCTGGCAGCAGGATTCTCCCATGCGTGAGATTCTGTTGCAGCAGGTCGAGGCTGTAAAAGCCCAGCTGGCCGCGCGTTACCCACAGTTTGAGCTGAATGTGGTACCAGCCATGACTTATGGCAATCCAAATATTCAAGATGTGCTCCATCAGTTATCGGCCCAGCCCCAAGACCATATTATTCTGTTTCCCTTATTTCCCCAGTATTCGGCGACATCGACTGCGCCATTGTATGATGCGATAGCGAACTGGATTCCCAAACAGCGTAATCTGCCAGGTATCTCGATGATTCGGGACTATTATCAACACCCACTTTTTATTCGCTCTTTAGCGCAAAGTGTGCGGGATTATCAGGCAGTACATGGACAAGCAGAAAAGTTATTGATGTCTTTTCATGGTATTCCACAGCCTTATGCAGATAAAGGCGATCCCTATGCCGATCGTTGCCGGATTACCGGTCATCTGGTTGCGCAGGAACTGGGCTTGACTGAAGATCAATATGCGATCAGCTTTCAGTCGCGTTTTGGCAAGCAGGAATGGGTCAAGCCCTATACCGATGTACTGATTGAAGAGTGGGCCAGACAAGGGGTGAAATCCGTGCAGGTCATGAGTCCGGCTTTTTCAGCAGATTGTCTGGAAACCCTGGAAGAACTGGCCATCCAGAACGCCGAGCTGTTTAGCTCGCTAGGTGGTGGGCAGTATAGCTATATTCCAGCGCTGAATAATCGTGAAGATCATTTGCAATTGCTCAATACATTGTTAGAAGCTAATCTTGAGGCGTTGACTCAAACTCTCGCCCATTAAAATATCTCGAGGTATTTCGTTCTATGCTACAAGTCAAAATTGTTCCTGTAACGGCCTTTCAGCAAAACTGTTCGATACTTTGGGATACGGACACTCAAGAAGCCATTTTGATCGATGCAGGAGGGGAGCCGGAAAAGCTGATAGCTGAGGTGGAAGCACTGGGTGTAACGGTCAAAGCCCTGTGGCTCACACATGGTCATCTGGATCATGCCGGTGCAGTAGGTGCCCTACAAAAAAAATGGAATATTCCGGTTATAGGCCCGCATCGTGAAGACGCATTCTGGCTTGACATGATTCAGGAAGTTTCTGCACGTTATGGCTTTCCGATTCCTGAAAAAGTCGAGGTGACCCAATGGCTGGAAGGTGGGGAAGTCTTGCAACTGGGTGATGAGGAGTTTGAAGTACGCTTTGCACCAGGTCATACCCCGGGCCATGTCATGTTCTATAACCAGAATCATGGCTTGTTATGGACCGGTGATGTGCTCTTTAAGGGTTCAATCGGTCGCACGGACTTTCCACGAGGCGATCATCAGCAATTACTGGACTCGATTCAACGAGAATGTTTTAGCTTACCTGATGACACTCGCTTTATTTCGGGGCATGGGCCCATAAGTAGCATTGGTTTTGAAAAACAGCATAACCCTTTTGTGGCGGGAAAGGCGGGTTGAGATAGCAGGCTAATTGTTAAAAAGACCAGCATTCGCTGGTTTTTTTATCTGGAAAAAGGATTGTTAGGAAGCTGACGGGCTTGCATAGGCAAGAACCCGCTTAGAAAGGCAAATAAAAAGCCTACCACAATAAACAGAACAGCTTGCTGAAAAATTCCAATACTCAGGCAAAGAAGGGCCGAGAAAAACATCCCCATAAAAACAGCTTTTAAGAGGATATAGCCCATATGAATGCTCTAAAAATAATGTAATGGTTAAGTTCAGAGTAGGAATGTGATTAGGCGATCAATATGGTTAACTTGCGTGTAATTTTCGCTTAACTTGATCAGGTTTATATGAGTATGCCAGCTATATTTCTATCTAGGGATAAGGAAAAAAAGCAGACTTTCTCCGGTTTTAGTCTTCTGGAGCATCGGCTTGAGGCGCATCTTGGGTGGGCAGTTTATAGTCTTCATTGGCCCATGCCCCCAGATCAATCATTTTGCAGCGCTCTGAACAAAAGGGACGGAATTCATTATTTTCCCAAGTGGTGAGTTTGCCACAACGTGGACATTTTAAACTGGTAGACATGGTTAAACTCCCGATAAATATGCAGCTTCGATTAGGCAAATATAGCCGCAGTTGGTAGACTGATGCGGTTTTTATTAGTTTGATCTGATTATGCCGATTCGTCAATTTCAAGCACAGCGTATGCATGCGCCTCGTAATTTTCAAAGTATCAGTCCTGAGCCGATTTGTCTTGAAATCGGAGCGGGCAAGGGAAAACATGCTTTACTCTTTAGCCGGACACATCCGCAGAGTCAATTGATTGCGATTGAACGAACCCGGGAAAAATTTCTGGCCATGCAAAAACAGCACGCGCTTGAAGGTCAGGCCAATCTGCAACCGGTTCATGCCGATGCGCTACCGTGGATTGTACATGCCCTTTATCCACAGCAAGTGGAACAGTGTTTTATTTTATATCCCAATCCGGAGCCGCATAATCCGGCACAGCGCTGGTTAAATATGCCATTTTTTGAATTCTTGTTATCCCGTTTAAAAAGCGGCGGTATGATCACTTTGGCCAGTAATATTCCGGAATATATTGCGGAAGCAGAACAACAGTTAGTGCAAGTCTGGCACTTGCCATTTAAAAAAGAAGTGATTGCTCAGGATTCGGCGCGTACACATTTTGAAATTAAATATTTGGAGCGGGGGGAGCTGTGTCAGCAGTTAATCATTCGTAAACCAGAAGGTTATATCACCCGCTTTGACAAGTTTCAGCCTCTGCAAGGCCAGAACGCTCAAGTGATGGAATAATTTGCATGAGCCAGCGTATTGCAATTGTCGGTGCAGGTCCGGCTGGATTGATGGCGGCTGAAGTATTAAGCCAGTGGCATTATGAGGTGCATGTATATGAGCAAAAACCTTCGGCAGCGCGCAAGTTTTTAATGGCAGGAAAAACGGGGCTGAATATTTCCCATGCTGAACCTATTGAGCAGTTTATTCTGCGTTATGATCAGGCCGACTGGCTGGCGCCGTGGCTAAGACAATGGGATGCTGCGTGGATTCAGAACTGGATGAAAAATTTGGGGATTGAACCTTATATTGGCTCCTCAGGCCGGGTCTTTCCCACCGAAATGAAGGCTGCACCGCTACTGCGTGCCTGGTTACAGCGCCTGACCGAGCAAGGTATTCAGTTTCATTATCGGCATCAGGTGGAACAGGTACAGCAGCAATACCTGCAACTTCAGGATATGAAGACTAAGCAAAGCCGGACCGAAGCGTTCGATGCGATTATTCTGGCCTGCGGGGCAGTCTCGTGGTCGCAGCTGGGCAGTGATGGAGCATGGCAAAGCTGGTTAGCAGCTGAAGAAGTGGAGCCATTTCAGCCGAGTAATGCCGGGGTGGAGTATGTCTGGTCCCAGTTTATGCAGCCTGTGTTCGGGCAGCCGCTGAAGTGTGTGGCGGCTTGGGTAGGGCAGGGAGATAAAAGCACTGGCGATATCGTTATTAGTCACTATGGTCTGGAAAGTGGACTGATCTATAAACAGGGCCGGGGGCTGCGTGAGCAATTAAAGGCTGGCCAGCCGATGCTGCTTGAGCTGGATTTATTTCCGGATCAAACGGTAGAGCAGCTGGCCAAAAAACTGCAACCCGGCAAAAAACAGTCTCTGGCCAATGTCTGGCGTAAAGCGGGTCTGGAAGGAGCAAAAGCCGCCCTAGTGCGAGAACTGGTGGCGAAATCCATCTGGCAGGATGCAGACCAATTGGCCCAAAAAATCAAACAGCTGTCTATCACTTTAAGTGGCTTTCGGCCAATTGAAGAAGCAATCAGCTGTGCAGGCGGAGTGAAGCGTGAAGCGCTTTCGGAACAGCTGCAACTTAAATCCAATCCGCAGGTATTTTTTTGCGGCGAGATGCTGGATTGGGATGCACCGACTGGCGGCTATTTACTGACCGCCTGTTTTGCCACAGGCCGTGCAGCCGGAGAAGGAGTGCATCAGTTTCTGTCGAATTAAAGCCGGGCTGAATAGCTAAATCAGACCAGAAACGGCTCAAATCCCCGGCTTCCTGTAAAGATGAAAAATGGTTTATTTCTGGGTGCTTTTTGCTGGGGGTTGCGTATTTTGAGGATACTGCAAGCGCCAATGTTCTAACTGTTCCTGAGCATGCAGATATTTACCCAGTCCCTGTACATTCTTGCTGGCTTCAGTGACGGTGCTGGCCTGACGTTCTGAACGCTTCAGTAGCTGTTCCTGATGTTCCCAGTATTGATACATCAAGCCCTGAATATAACGGCCCTGTTCAGTTTTAAGCTCCAGAGCCTTGAGCATGTTCAGGGCAGAACGAATATGGTCACGCTGACGTTGCTGGATAAATTCTTCAGTCAGATTTTCGTCTTTGCGCATCTGGTTCATTTCTGCTTCCAGATCCGCACTCATTTCCTGAAAGCGTAGCTCATAGTCCGTTAATACAGCAATGTCATGAGGATCATCAGCCGTTTGGGGGAAGGCTTTGACCGGATCGGTTTGCAGTTCTTTCATTACCTGTTCTGAGGCAGATGAATCTGGACTCGGCTCAGTATTTTCTGTATTTTTCTGATCACAGGCCATGAGAAATATGGCACTGCTCAAAAGCACAGTGCGTGTCATCCATTGCATTTTATTCATGATCAAATCCCATTTTTAGTCACTTCGCTGAAATACATATACATAAGTCCGATAGGGAAAATCTATCAGATCGTGGGCTTGTTTGGTCGTATATTGTTCAATCATCTGTTCAAATTTTTGTTTAAGCTGCTGCCGCTGTGTTTCTGGCATCGCTGCAATAAAACTGGTCGATAGCAGACGCTTGGACACCACCTGTTCCACAGGACCATGCTGCACGTGCTGCATATGTGTTTCTGCATACGGCTGGAATAAGGTTTGTTGTTTAAATACCTCCTGCCATTGGCCATGATGAAAACGTGGCGTCTTGCCTTCCAGGGGTGCGATATAATCTGCGAGAGCTTTTACCCAGTCTATCTCAATATCATGCTGGTTCCAGACCAGAACCA
The nucleotide sequence above comes from Acinetobacter sp. 10FS3-1. Encoded proteins:
- a CDS encoding electron transfer flavoprotein-ubiquinone oxidoreductase — encoded protein: MEHIERESMEFDVVIVGAGPAGLSAAIKIRQLAIENNLNDLSVCVVEKGSEVGAHILSGAIIEPRAINELFPDWKEQGAPLHVPVTEDKTFFLLSETTSKQAPHWMVPKTMHNDGNYVISLGNVVRWLGQKAEELEVSIFPGFAAAEILYHEDGTVKGIQTGDMGIGKDGEPTHNFTPGYELHAKYTIFAEGCRGHLGKRLIQKFNLDKDADPQHYGIGIKELWEIDPAKHKPGLVMHGAGWPLNETGSSGGWWLYHAENNQVTLGMIVDLSYTNPHMYPFMEMQRWKTHPLIKQYLEGGKRISYGARAVTKGGFNSLPKFTFPGGSLIGDDAGFLNFAKIKGSHTAMKSGMLCGEAVFEAIQAGVEKGGDLAVARVSEGEDFFIKELTAYIEKFNNSWLKEELYNARNFGPAMHKFGQWMGGAFNFIDQNVFKVPFTLHDLVPDFKTLKTVDAVNFKPNYPKPDGKLTFDRLSSVFVSNTVHEENQPAHLKLTDASIPVEVNLPKWDEPAQRYCPAGVYEIMENDDGSKRFQINAANCVHCKTCDIKDPSQNITWVTPEGGGGPNYPNM
- a CDS encoding DUF1285 domain-containing protein; amino-acid sequence: MDKPMPNTNPTKKLTDRDDKNLMDIAQYLKDAQGSHKRSIPPLEQWQPKHCGAMDLKVLANGEWWHEGQLIKRQPMIDLFATVLWKENDKFYLKTPVEMIEIAVEDEPLFVNQVDQVEIEGKTYLQLSTTTQDLIIVDQAHPVFMREYQGELRPYVHVRFGINALIQRAAFLHLVEMGELSENAAGETVLSLKSGDLDLHLST
- the murI gene encoding glutamate racemase, yielding MSAIQPVSSVLHPMPEASADAPIGIFDSGVGGLSVAVEIARYLPNERFIYYADTAHVPYGARDDQEIRNLTAKAVDWLYRQGCKVVVVACNTASAFSLDYLRDYYGENFPIIGLVPALKPAVLNTRSKTVAVLATPATFRGQLIKEVITRFAEPAQVRVLPVTSLKLVPFVEAGEQRSAACLETLKQILQPVVDQGADYLVLGCTHYPFLKPSIQYIFGHKLTLIDSGLAVARQTARILIKNGLLFEHGDQQNLKIRLVVSGQNADQLQPVLQRLIPADLSWQLSNMDT
- a CDS encoding DUF4062 domain-containing protein; the protein is MLDKRYQVFISTSGADMRPERIILSQTLVGMGFFSWGLEQRTPLNTAFARRQIDDCDYVVILLGSQYGEQSVSGVGYMHLEYIYAVAKQKPIIVFMHEDPDSRDPDLHDSKPELKEKFKEFRQLLQNEADQVFRYRSLRDLEMAVRLNMSQILEHYPVAGWVRPQNTQALHDEIDQLKTRLAQLEQEMGTREIDPFLSLPKVSMHELLSFEYRMHAYQDGNFKELKVQKKLTWAQLLQILGSTFINPTPEEFFSKRMNEYLNETGLEDAHAEMPRAHAVARAQINIRALHSIKMQMRQNDWIIPSGRDDRQRLLWQVTPKARKLLDSQLLGKDRTFPYKSAY
- the hemH gene encoding ferrochelatase, which codes for MFSTAKPKVSIILANLGTPDEPTVPAVRRFLKQFLSDQRVIEIPKPIWQIILRLFILPFRPKRVSHAYAQVWQQDSPMREILLQQVEAVKAQLAARYPQFELNVVPAMTYGNPNIQDVLHQLSAQPQDHIILFPLFPQYSATSTAPLYDAIANWIPKQRNLPGISMIRDYYQHPLFIRSLAQSVRDYQAVHGQAEKLLMSFHGIPQPYADKGDPYADRCRITGHLVAQELGLTEDQYAISFQSRFGKQEWVKPYTDVLIEEWARQGVKSVQVMSPAFSADCLETLEELAIQNAELFSSLGGGQYSYIPALNNREDHLQLLNTLLEANLEALTQTLAH
- a CDS encoding MBL fold metallo-hydrolase, encoding MLQVKIVPVTAFQQNCSILWDTDTQEAILIDAGGEPEKLIAEVEALGVTVKALWLTHGHLDHAGAVGALQKKWNIPVIGPHREDAFWLDMIQEVSARYGFPIPEKVEVTQWLEGGEVLQLGDEEFEVRFAPGHTPGHVMFYNQNHGLLWTGDVLFKGSIGRTDFPRGDHQQLLDSIQRECFSLPDDTRFISGHGPISSIGFEKQHNPFVAGKAG
- a CDS encoding DNA gyrase inhibitor YacG, yielding MSTSLKCPRCGKLTTWENNEFRPFCSERCKMIDLGAWANEDYKLPTQDAPQADAPED
- a CDS encoding SAM-dependent methyltransferase, giving the protein MIMPIRQFQAQRMHAPRNFQSISPEPICLEIGAGKGKHALLFSRTHPQSQLIAIERTREKFLAMQKQHALEGQANLQPVHADALPWIVHALYPQQVEQCFILYPNPEPHNPAQRWLNMPFFEFLLSRLKSGGMITLASNIPEYIAEAEQQLVQVWHLPFKKEVIAQDSARTHFEIKYLERGELCQQLIIRKPEGYITRFDKFQPLQGQNAQVME
- a CDS encoding TIGR03862 family flavoprotein, giving the protein MSQRIAIVGAGPAGLMAAEVLSQWHYEVHVYEQKPSAARKFLMAGKTGLNISHAEPIEQFILRYDQADWLAPWLRQWDAAWIQNWMKNLGIEPYIGSSGRVFPTEMKAAPLLRAWLQRLTEQGIQFHYRHQVEQVQQQYLQLQDMKTKQSRTEAFDAIILACGAVSWSQLGSDGAWQSWLAAEEVEPFQPSNAGVEYVWSQFMQPVFGQPLKCVAAWVGQGDKSTGDIVISHYGLESGLIYKQGRGLREQLKAGQPMLLELDLFPDQTVEQLAKKLQPGKKQSLANVWRKAGLEGAKAALVRELVAKSIWQDADQLAQKIKQLSITLSGFRPIEEAISCAGGVKREALSEQLQLKSNPQVFFCGEMLDWDAPTGGYLLTACFATGRAAGEGVHQFLSN